From the genome of Varibaculum prostatecancerukia, one region includes:
- a CDS encoding TetR/AcrR family transcriptional regulator, whose amino-acid sequence MEWATQRFRQLDSEKAQRIIDAAVSEFAEKGYEAANTNRIAKAAEISVGSLFQYFKTKENLFRYVIHLGAGIIETDIGAILKEEISGREKIHKLMLLTVNSCELYPEYQQLYHEITATGNQDFIVDIARELESYAAAGLVELIKQGQQQGDIRTDLPAEVLAFTVDNAMVMMQYSLSTPYFKGRSQLYQVAAPSEFAEQMTEILWSVLEKR is encoded by the coding sequence ATGGAATGGGCAACGCAGCGGTTCCGCCAGTTAGATTCGGAAAAAGCACAGCGGATTATTGATGCCGCAGTCAGCGAGTTTGCGGAAAAAGGTTATGAGGCGGCAAACACCAACCGGATTGCGAAAGCCGCCGAAATCTCAGTCGGGTCACTGTTTCAATACTTTAAAACTAAGGAAAACCTATTCCGATATGTGATTCATTTAGGGGCCGGGATTATCGAAACCGATATCGGCGCGATATTAAAAGAGGAAATCAGCGGGCGGGAAAAAATCCATAAACTGATGCTGCTAACCGTAAACTCCTGCGAACTATACCCCGAATACCAGCAGCTTTACCATGAAATTACCGCTACCGGGAATCAGGATTTTATCGTTGATATCGCCCGTGAATTGGAAAGTTATGCCGCCGCGGGACTGGTTGAACTGATCAAGCAGGGACAACAACAAGGGGATATCCGCACCGATTTGCCTGCAGAAGTCCTCGCCTTCACCGTGGATAACGCGATGGTGATGATGCAGTATTCCCTGTCTACTCCTTATTTCAAAGGACGCTCCCAGCTTTACCAAGTGGCGGCACCCAGCGAGTTTGCCGAACAGATGACAGAAATCCTCTGGTCAGTCCTAGAAAAGAGGTAG
- a CDS encoding aspartate aminotransferase family protein, with the protein MDINRPGARQVTRELDELIKQPIYSISPSALREYEDEYFGKKCTKSRQMIREAQEVIPGGVQHNLAFNHPFPLVFTAANGNKLTDLDGNEYLDFLQAGGPTVLGSNPPQVREKVIDLLNTCGPSTGLFHEYEYRLGALVRDLIPSVDMFRAFGSGTEACMASIRVARLATKHRHVLKMGGAYHGWSDQLAYGIRIPGSKFTQASGIPLRCMSLTDEFFPGDLDDLERKLKHKKLTGGTAAIMIEPIGPESGTRPITQEFLRGARALANKYGALLIFDEVVTAFRISEHGAQGYFGVMPDLTVFGKVIAGGYPSAGGLGGRKEYMRYLAAGIQTGDKVKKALVGGTMTANPLSSLAGYYTIKEIVETSACDRAAKMGDRLTDGLRALIKQYRLPFVAFNQRSVCHLETVGTMHFAINWKKPWQIPHVLKATSERKKEMEHMGAAYMAEGIVTLAGSRLYTSAAYNEEDIDQALAAFERVFQKVVKL; encoded by the coding sequence ATGGATATTAATCGTCCCGGAGCGCGGCAGGTAACGCGCGAGCTAGATGAACTAATTAAGCAGCCAATTTACTCGATTTCTCCTTCCGCTTTACGCGAATATGAGGACGAATATTTTGGAAAAAAATGCACCAAGTCGCGGCAGATGATCCGAGAAGCGCAAGAGGTAATCCCGGGCGGGGTGCAGCATAACTTGGCATTTAACCATCCCTTCCCCTTGGTGTTCACCGCCGCTAATGGCAATAAACTGACGGATCTGGACGGTAACGAATACCTGGACTTCCTGCAGGCGGGCGGACCGACAGTCCTGGGGTCGAACCCGCCGCAGGTGCGGGAAAAAGTTATTGACCTGCTCAATACTTGCGGTCCTTCCACCGGGCTTTTCCATGAATACGAGTACCGTCTGGGCGCCTTGGTACGCGACCTGATTCCCTCAGTCGATATGTTTAGGGCGTTTGGGTCAGGAACTGAAGCCTGTATGGCCTCCATCCGAGTGGCGCGCCTGGCTACTAAGCATCGCCACGTCCTAAAAATGGGCGGCGCCTATCATGGCTGGTCAGACCAGCTCGCCTATGGGATTCGGATTCCGGGATCAAAGTTTACCCAGGCCAGCGGAATTCCGTTACGTTGTATGTCGCTGACTGACGAGTTCTTCCCCGGCGACTTGGACGATCTGGAACGCAAACTGAAACACAAGAAACTTACCGGGGGTACCGCCGCGATTATGATCGAGCCCATCGGGCCGGAATCCGGTACTCGCCCGATTACCCAAGAATTTTTACGAGGGGCGAGGGCGTTGGCCAATAAATACGGAGCACTACTTATCTTTGACGAGGTCGTGACCGCCTTCCGGATTTCCGAACATGGGGCCCAAGGCTACTTCGGAGTAATGCCTGACCTGACCGTATTCGGTAAAGTGATCGCCGGTGGCTACCCCTCCGCTGGGGGACTGGGAGGACGCAAAGAATATATGCGCTACCTGGCGGCCGGTATCCAAACCGGAGATAAAGTAAAGAAAGCGCTGGTCGGGGGAACCATGACCGCGAATCCGCTGTCCTCGCTAGCCGGTTACTATACCATTAAAGAGATTGTGGAGACCTCGGCCTGTGACCGGGCTGCCAAGATGGGGGATCGCTTAACCGATGGGCTGCGCGCCCTCATTAAGCAGTACCGCCTGCCGTTTGTGGCGTTCAACCAGCGCAGCGTATGCCACCTAGAGACCGTGGGGACTATGCACTTTGCGATCAACTGGAAGAAGCCCTGGCAGATTCCGCACGTTTTGAAAGCCACCAGTGAGCGTAAGAAAGAAATGGAACATATGGGCGCGGCCTATATGGCGGAAGGGATCGTGACTTTGGCGGGTTCCCGGCTATATACCTCCGCTGCTTATAACGAAGAAGATATCGACCAGGCGCTTGCCGCCTTTGAGCGGGTATTCCAAAAGGTGGTAAAGCTGTGA